The DNA region GCGCTTAGAAAAACTCATGATGACTCGCAGCTCTAATATTGGTTCGATAGACATCCGCTTGGTTTTTGATAATCCGAATGAGTGAAGTGTGATTGATGAGTAAGACTTTAGAAATCCACTGTCCCGCAAAGCTCAATCTATTTCTACATATTATTGGACGCCGCGAAGATGGTTATCACCAACTCCAATCTGTTTTCCAGTTGATTGATTGGTACGACGTCCTTACCCTAAGGTCTATTTCTGAAAATGAGATTCGTCGTATTGACCCTATTCCAGGCGTTCCCCCAGAACAAGATTTGGTGGTCCGCGCCGCCCAAGTCTTAAAAGATTTTTGCAAGACCAATCAGGGCGTTGAAATTAGCTTGAAAAAAATGATCCCCATGGGCGCCGGCCTAGGCGGCGGATCCTCTGATGCTGCGTCCACTCTCATCGGCCTTAATTCGCTTTGGGATCTCCATCTTGATATTGCAACGCTTTGTCAGCTCGGCCTAAAACTGGGGGCAGATGTACCATTTTTCATCTTTGGCCAAAATGCATTTGTTGAAGGTATTGGAGAGAAACTACAGGCAATTTCCTTACAAACCCAAGACTTTGTGGTGATATTCCCCAACCAGGGGATTGCCACTGCTCAGATTTTTCAAGACCCTCAATTGACCCGCGATCATGCACCGATTACAATAGATGGCTTTCTTGCATCGCCAAGCTCATATCATTCGAATGATTGCCAGGCAGTAGCGATGCAGAAATGTCCTGAAGTGAAGCAAGCATTAGATTGGATTTACAAGGCAGTGCCAAACTCGGCACCTTGCATGTCCGGCTCTGGAAGTAGCGTTTTTGCCGCCTTAGACCCTAAGACGGACAACGCAAATCTGGAAAATCTTCTGCAAAATCTTCCAAAAGGATGGATAGGTCGAATTGTTCGGGGGCTAAATAAAAATCCCGCTTACAATTTGATTTCTTCAGATTGACCTGTAGGGGAATCGCCAAGCTGGTTAAGGCACTGGATTTTGATTCCAGCATGCGAAGGTTCGAATCCTTCTTCCCCTGCCAAACTCTGTAGATACGACCAAGAAACATCCATTCGACCTTCACCAAAACTCGAAAATCACCTATGTCCGTCCCAATGAACGCTGATTTACTGACTCTTTTCACAGGCAATGCAAATCCGGTTTTGGCTCATGCGGTAGCCAAAGAGCTCAAACTCCCCATGGGAAAAGCATTTGTTGGTCGATTCTCTGATGGTGAAATTCAGGTAGAAATTCAAGAAAATGTCCGCGGTAAGAACGTGGTCGTTATCCAATCGACTTGCGCTCCAACGAACGATAGTTTGATGGAACTTATGATCATGATTGATGCTCTTAAACGTGCATCAGCAAGCCGCATAACCGCAGTGATTCCTTACTTCGGTTACGCTAGACAAGATCGTCGTCCACGCTCTGCACGGGTTGCCATCTCCGCCAGAATCGTAGCAAACATGCTTCAATCTGTTGCTGGTATTGAGCGGGTTTTGACTATGGATCTTCATGCCGACCAAATTCAGGGCTTCTTTGATATCCCGGTAGATAACATTTATGCCTCCCCGGTTCTCTTGGCAGATTTAGAGGGTCAGAAAACTAAAAAAGATCTCATCATTGTTTCGCCGGACATTGGCGGTGTTGTTCGCGCCCGAGCAATGGCCAAGCAATTAGGTACAGATTTGGCGATTATTGATAAACGCCGCCCTAAGGCCAACGTATCAGAAGTAATGCACTTAATCGGTGAAGTAGAGGGTCGCCACTGCGTCATC from Polynucleobacter sp. AP-Elch-400A-B2 includes:
- the ispE gene encoding 4-(cytidine 5'-diphospho)-2-C-methyl-D-erythritol kinase; the encoded protein is MSKTLEIHCPAKLNLFLHIIGRREDGYHQLQSVFQLIDWYDVLTLRSISENEIRRIDPIPGVPPEQDLVVRAAQVLKDFCKTNQGVEISLKKMIPMGAGLGGGSSDAASTLIGLNSLWDLHLDIATLCQLGLKLGADVPFFIFGQNAFVEGIGEKLQAISLQTQDFVVIFPNQGIATAQIFQDPQLTRDHAPITIDGFLASPSSYHSNDCQAVAMQKCPEVKQALDWIYKAVPNSAPCMSGSGSSVFAALDPKTDNANLENLLQNLPKGWIGRIVRGLNKNPAYNLISSD
- a CDS encoding ribose-phosphate pyrophosphokinase, translated to MNADLLTLFTGNANPVLAHAVAKELKLPMGKAFVGRFSDGEIQVEIQENVRGKNVVVIQSTCAPTNDSLMELMIMIDALKRASASRITAVIPYFGYARQDRRPRSARVAISARIVANMLQSVAGIERVLTMDLHADQIQGFFDIPVDNIYASPVLLADLEGQKTKKDLIIVSPDIGGVVRARAMAKQLGTDLAIIDKRRPKANVSEVMHLIGEVEGRHCVIMDDIIDTGGTLCKAAEALKERGAKGVTAYCTHAVLSGGAVARIAASELDELVVTDTIPLTAEALKVAKIRQLSVAPILAETLSRISKGDSVMSMFAE